A single Penaeus vannamei isolate JL-2024 chromosome 22, ASM4276789v1, whole genome shotgun sequence DNA region contains:
- the LOC113809434 gene encoding mucin-17 isoform X1 produces MERAMLLNLLLLALGNPTRSELIEYPKLNTYTIGGENTDPFTLVASATAQLAPVYNPGGTPEPVVVEATPTAEAPTEKPAAAAEYVTKTVYGFLDFTTTVGSTVMIFTPQSQSAKPKPSKTRDPVLPSRLNRPSSRITLRPTPTPTPTIPKVTATPAPSVLPSKLPAISSSSTLQSSFFEDHTALDIETLFDVSPDEEIAIDYDAEYPEYEEPVFEEVIEEVKEEARKPTAAPTRPKPFRRFKSSSSQEQGNRRRLDLNYFNSRKKTPSLRRQTGGSTIVPITIEGTGTFAPKSTSVIRPTVVPTTPSEVVVSATQGFATLSVIGPFSTAINNELGQVKEHYDFLSSAPVLDVEETYDVYDVEPTASLEDLYSSGLVTSDSSFPTGLVTKLGGTIVSDGLITVHETSVIGTYIAGQYAQILQSTSHIFQTTPVPEISLNSPSLPEDYETVKSVIKGSATQFLSPESTASLPLESLFSEPSSRERNSRKDEEGGSAIQVRLREALAKRLGSSQSQNTRQDRSRLAQDPYVDEEKDEFDLKLSGSDLRPSFGFRGSTPVTRTPRVSTLYAEEVKPTTYRPRFKPTSTRRFGSSRPTSVRSPPNAPFRQTRPANRWRLNTSPRPKVNINRRPVNQPDTYDDLQAADESQSISRPTAPEPIIPEGGEETLRIVTSTPADGATDVWFEVATIRSLHTFRVGTTKNTRYVTFTKTTTHSIDPTPAPLGPQDDLYETPLFENILDDGPRDVSTLPPVDLGESDVTALLETVTETFSTTELMKKTSILPVLHAGETSFYTLTQTYHITRVVTALKTMPPYEAFSFIPENSLNEFNGQLLAEGTENDESLLPGEIEYDENGEIVDTTSGTRVPPPPGFPFQDPNLAELAGGQFNPDVFEKQLHPQLTAALQHRQQMQQKQGSAARPQLSSGQLAAPGDPAIATPSLTAEQLQQLAYLRLINPYGFGGFPPVQQQQQTTVTSSPVTITTDITTTSTRVLRVIFNARPIFTTISSVEVVHTTITSFETATVTVAPTLPSFPFPFPGSPFPVG; encoded by the exons GCAACCCTACCAGAAGCGAACTTATCGAATACCCAAAACTAAACACCTATACCATTGGCGGAGAAAATACAGATCCGTTCACATTGG TAGCCTCGGCCACCGCCCAGCTCGCGCCTGTTTACAACCCCGGAGGAACCCCAGAGCCTGTGGTCGTCGAAGCCACCCCTACTGCCGAAGCCCCGACGGAGAAACCCGCTGCAGCCGCCGAGTATGTGACGAAGACGGTTTACGGGTTCCTGGACTTCACCACGACCGTCGGTTCTACTGTTATGATCTTCACGCCGCAGAGTCAGAGTGCAA AGCCGAAGCCCAGTAAGACACGAGACCCCGTGCTGCCTTCGCGCCTCAACCGCCCATCTTCCCGCATTACGCTACGACcgacgcccacacccacgcccacgatcCCCAAAGTGACTGCCACTCCAGCTCCCTCGGTTCTCCCTTCAAAGCTCCCcgcaatttcctcctcctccacccttcagtCGTCCTTCTTCGAGGATCACACCGCCCTTGACATCGAGACGCTCTTCGACGTCAGTCCCGACGAAGAGATCGCCATCGACTACGACGCCGAGTATCCGGAGTACGAAGAGCCGGTGTTCGAGGAGGTGAtcgaggaggtgaaggaagaagcgAGGAAGCCCACCGCGGCCCCGACTCGCCCGAAGCCCTTCCGCCGGTTCAAGTCGTCCTCCTCCCAGGAACAAGGCAACCGCCGTCGTCTGGACCTCAACTACTTCAACAGCCGCAAGAAGACTCCTTCCCTGCGTCGCCAGACCGGAGGCTCCACCATCGTTCCCATCACGATCGAGGGCACGGGTACCTTCGCCCCGAAGTCTACGTCGGTGATCCGCCCCACGGTGGTGCCCACCACGCCCTCGGAGGTTGTCGTTAGTGCTACGCAAGGATTTGCAACTCTTAGTGTCATTGGGCCGTTCAGTACTGCTATCAACAACGAACTGGGTCAGGTTAAGGAGCACTATGACTTCCTGTCTTCAGCACCTGTCTTAGACGTCGAAGAGACGTACGATGTGTATGATGTGGAGCCTACAGCCTCACTCGAGGACCTGTACAGTTCCGGTTTGGTAACAAGTGATTCGAGCTTCCCCACTGGTCTTGTCACCAAGCTTGGCGGCACCATTGTGTCAGATGGCCTCATCACCGTGCACGAAACCAGTGTCATTGGTACATACATCGCAGGCCAGTATGCCCAGATCTTGCAGAGCACGTCGCACATCTTCCAAACCACTCCCGTCCCCGAGATTTCCTTGAACAGTCCATCTCTCCCAGAAGACTATGAAACTGTCAAATCAGTCATCAAAGGCTCCGCTACGCAGTTCTTGAGTCCCGAATCTACTGCGTCTCTGCCGCTCGAGTCCCTCTTCTCAGAGCCTTCAAGCCGAGAGCGCAACAGCcggaaggacgaggaaggaggctCGGCCATCCAGGTTCGCCTCCGCGAAGCCTTGGCCAAGCGCCTTGGGTCAAGCCAGAGCCAAAACACTCGTCAGGATCGTTCTCGCCTCGCCCAGGACCCTTACGTCGACGAGGAGAAGGATGAGTTTGACCTCAAACTCTCAGGATCGGATCTGCGTCCCTCCTTCGGGTTCCGAGGATCAACGCCCGTCACCAGGACACCCCGAGTGAGCACTCTCTACGCCGAGGAGGTCAAGCCCACCACCTACCGCCCGAGGTTCAAGCCGACCTCCACTCGCCGCTTTGGCAGCAGCCGGCCGACGTCCGTGCGGTCCCCTCCCAACGCTCCCTTCAGACAGACGCGACCTGCCAACCGCTGGCGACTGAACACGTCGCCAAGACCCAAAGTAAACATCAACAGGCGCCCCGTCAATCAGCCAGATACTTATGATGATCTTCAGGCTGCTGACGAATCTCAGTCCATTTCCCGCCCAACTGCACCCGAGCCCATCATtcctgaagggggagaggagacccTGAGGATTGTGACCAGCACCCCGGCTGACGGAGCCACGGATGTCTGGTTCGAAGTGGCCACCATCAGGTCGCTTCACACGTTCCGCGTCGGCACCACAAAGAACACGCGTTACGTCACGTTCACGAAGACCACGACCCACAGCATCGACCCGACTCCGGCGCCCCTTGGACCACAGGACGACCTCTACGAAACCCCGCTCTTTGAAAACATCTTGGACGATGGACCTCGCGACGTGTCGACCCTTCCCCCAGTCGACCTCGGTGAAAGTGACGTGACCGCCCTGCTCGAGACGGTGACGGAGACCTTCAGCACAACGGAGCTGATGAAGAAGACGTCGATTCTTCCCGTGCTGCACGCGGGCGAAACCTCGTTCTACACCCTGACGCAGACCTACCACATCACCCGCGTGGTCACCGCCCTCAAGACAATGCCGCCCTATGAGGCATTTTCCTTCATCCCAGAAAACTCGCTGAACGAGTTCAATGGCCAGCTTTTGGCGGAGGGAACCGAGAACGACGAGTCGCTTTTGCCTGGCGAAATCGAGTATGATGAAAATGGCGAAATTGTTGACACGACAAGTGGCACTCGAGTGCCTCCTCCACCAGGATTCCCCTTCCAGGACCCCAACCTTGCAGAATTAGCTGGAGGTCAATTCAATCCCGACGTTTTTGAGAAGCAGCTGCACCCGCAATTGACAGCCGCTCTTCAGCACAGGCAACAGATGCAGCAGAAGCAGGGCAGTGCCGCACGACCTCAGCTAAGCTCAGGTCAGCTCGCTGCTCCCGGAGACCCAGCTATTGCAACTCCGAGCCTGACAGCCGAGCAACTGCAGCAGCTGGCGTACCTCCGCCTCATCAACCCCTACGGCTTTGGCGGATTCCCTCCcgtccagcagcagcagcagaccaCCGTCACCTCCTCCCcggtcaccatcaccaccgacaTCACCACCACGTCCACTCGCGTCCTCCGCGTTATCTTCAACGCCCgccccatcttcaccaccatcagcaGCGTCGAAGTCGTTCACACGACCATCACCTCTTTCGAGACGGCAACTGTCACCgtcgcccccaccctcccctccttccccttccccttccccgggTCTCCCTTCCCGGTGGGATAA
- the LOC113809434 gene encoding mucin-2 isoform X3 — protein sequence MERAMLLNLLLLALVASATAQLAPVYNPGGTPEPVVVEATPTAEAPTEKPAAAAEYVTKTVYGFLDFTTTVGSTVMIFTPQSQSAKPKPSKTRDPVLPSRLNRPSSRITLRPTPTPTPTIPKVTATPAPSVLPSKLPAISSSSTLQSSFFEDHTALDIETLFDVSPDEEIAIDYDAEYPEYEEPVFEEVIEEVKEEARKPTAAPTRPKPFRRFKSSSSQEQGNRRRLDLNYFNSRKKTPSLRRQTGGSTIVPITIEGTGTFAPKSTSVIRPTVVPTTPSEVVVSATQGFATLSVIGPFSTAINNELGQVKEHYDFLSSAPVLDVEETYDVYDVEPTASLEDLYSSGLVTSDSSFPTGLVTKLGGTIVSDGLITVHETSVIGTYIAGQYAQILQSTSHIFQTTPVPEISLNSPSLPEDYETVKSVIKGSATQFLSPESTASLPLESLFSEPSSRERNSRKDEEGGSAIQVRLREALAKRLGSSQSQNTRQDRSRLAQDPYVDEEKDEFDLKLSGSDLRPSFGFRGSTPVTRTPRVSTLYAEEVKPTTYRPRFKPTSTRRFGSSRPTSVRSPPNAPFRQTRPANRWRLNTSPRPKVNINRRPVNQPDTYDDLQAADESQSISRPTAPEPIIPEGGEETLRIVTSTPADGATDVWFEVATIRSLHTFRVGTTKNTRYVTFTKTTTHSIDPTPAPLGPQDDLYETPLFENILDDGPRDVSTLPPVDLGESDVTALLETVTETFSTTELMKKTSILPVLHAGETSFYTLTQTYHITRVVTALKTMPPYEAFSFIPENSLNEFNGQLLAEGTENDESLLPGEIEYDENGEIVDTTSGTRVPPPPGFPFQDPNLAELAGGQFNPDVFEKQLHPQLTAALQHRQQMQQKQGSAARPQLSSGQLAAPGDPAIATPSLTAEQLQQLAYLRLINPYGFGGFPPVQQQQQTTVTSSPVTITTDITTTSTRVLRVIFNARPIFTTISSVEVVHTTITSFETATVTVAPTLPSFPFPFPGSPFPVG from the exons TAGCCTCGGCCACCGCCCAGCTCGCGCCTGTTTACAACCCCGGAGGAACCCCAGAGCCTGTGGTCGTCGAAGCCACCCCTACTGCCGAAGCCCCGACGGAGAAACCCGCTGCAGCCGCCGAGTATGTGACGAAGACGGTTTACGGGTTCCTGGACTTCACCACGACCGTCGGTTCTACTGTTATGATCTTCACGCCGCAGAGTCAGAGTGCAA AGCCGAAGCCCAGTAAGACACGAGACCCCGTGCTGCCTTCGCGCCTCAACCGCCCATCTTCCCGCATTACGCTACGACcgacgcccacacccacgcccacgatcCCCAAAGTGACTGCCACTCCAGCTCCCTCGGTTCTCCCTTCAAAGCTCCCcgcaatttcctcctcctccacccttcagtCGTCCTTCTTCGAGGATCACACCGCCCTTGACATCGAGACGCTCTTCGACGTCAGTCCCGACGAAGAGATCGCCATCGACTACGACGCCGAGTATCCGGAGTACGAAGAGCCGGTGTTCGAGGAGGTGAtcgaggaggtgaaggaagaagcgAGGAAGCCCACCGCGGCCCCGACTCGCCCGAAGCCCTTCCGCCGGTTCAAGTCGTCCTCCTCCCAGGAACAAGGCAACCGCCGTCGTCTGGACCTCAACTACTTCAACAGCCGCAAGAAGACTCCTTCCCTGCGTCGCCAGACCGGAGGCTCCACCATCGTTCCCATCACGATCGAGGGCACGGGTACCTTCGCCCCGAAGTCTACGTCGGTGATCCGCCCCACGGTGGTGCCCACCACGCCCTCGGAGGTTGTCGTTAGTGCTACGCAAGGATTTGCAACTCTTAGTGTCATTGGGCCGTTCAGTACTGCTATCAACAACGAACTGGGTCAGGTTAAGGAGCACTATGACTTCCTGTCTTCAGCACCTGTCTTAGACGTCGAAGAGACGTACGATGTGTATGATGTGGAGCCTACAGCCTCACTCGAGGACCTGTACAGTTCCGGTTTGGTAACAAGTGATTCGAGCTTCCCCACTGGTCTTGTCACCAAGCTTGGCGGCACCATTGTGTCAGATGGCCTCATCACCGTGCACGAAACCAGTGTCATTGGTACATACATCGCAGGCCAGTATGCCCAGATCTTGCAGAGCACGTCGCACATCTTCCAAACCACTCCCGTCCCCGAGATTTCCTTGAACAGTCCATCTCTCCCAGAAGACTATGAAACTGTCAAATCAGTCATCAAAGGCTCCGCTACGCAGTTCTTGAGTCCCGAATCTACTGCGTCTCTGCCGCTCGAGTCCCTCTTCTCAGAGCCTTCAAGCCGAGAGCGCAACAGCcggaaggacgaggaaggaggctCGGCCATCCAGGTTCGCCTCCGCGAAGCCTTGGCCAAGCGCCTTGGGTCAAGCCAGAGCCAAAACACTCGTCAGGATCGTTCTCGCCTCGCCCAGGACCCTTACGTCGACGAGGAGAAGGATGAGTTTGACCTCAAACTCTCAGGATCGGATCTGCGTCCCTCCTTCGGGTTCCGAGGATCAACGCCCGTCACCAGGACACCCCGAGTGAGCACTCTCTACGCCGAGGAGGTCAAGCCCACCACCTACCGCCCGAGGTTCAAGCCGACCTCCACTCGCCGCTTTGGCAGCAGCCGGCCGACGTCCGTGCGGTCCCCTCCCAACGCTCCCTTCAGACAGACGCGACCTGCCAACCGCTGGCGACTGAACACGTCGCCAAGACCCAAAGTAAACATCAACAGGCGCCCCGTCAATCAGCCAGATACTTATGATGATCTTCAGGCTGCTGACGAATCTCAGTCCATTTCCCGCCCAACTGCACCCGAGCCCATCATtcctgaagggggagaggagacccTGAGGATTGTGACCAGCACCCCGGCTGACGGAGCCACGGATGTCTGGTTCGAAGTGGCCACCATCAGGTCGCTTCACACGTTCCGCGTCGGCACCACAAAGAACACGCGTTACGTCACGTTCACGAAGACCACGACCCACAGCATCGACCCGACTCCGGCGCCCCTTGGACCACAGGACGACCTCTACGAAACCCCGCTCTTTGAAAACATCTTGGACGATGGACCTCGCGACGTGTCGACCCTTCCCCCAGTCGACCTCGGTGAAAGTGACGTGACCGCCCTGCTCGAGACGGTGACGGAGACCTTCAGCACAACGGAGCTGATGAAGAAGACGTCGATTCTTCCCGTGCTGCACGCGGGCGAAACCTCGTTCTACACCCTGACGCAGACCTACCACATCACCCGCGTGGTCACCGCCCTCAAGACAATGCCGCCCTATGAGGCATTTTCCTTCATCCCAGAAAACTCGCTGAACGAGTTCAATGGCCAGCTTTTGGCGGAGGGAACCGAGAACGACGAGTCGCTTTTGCCTGGCGAAATCGAGTATGATGAAAATGGCGAAATTGTTGACACGACAAGTGGCACTCGAGTGCCTCCTCCACCAGGATTCCCCTTCCAGGACCCCAACCTTGCAGAATTAGCTGGAGGTCAATTCAATCCCGACGTTTTTGAGAAGCAGCTGCACCCGCAATTGACAGCCGCTCTTCAGCACAGGCAACAGATGCAGCAGAAGCAGGGCAGTGCCGCACGACCTCAGCTAAGCTCAGGTCAGCTCGCTGCTCCCGGAGACCCAGCTATTGCAACTCCGAGCCTGACAGCCGAGCAACTGCAGCAGCTGGCGTACCTCCGCCTCATCAACCCCTACGGCTTTGGCGGATTCCCTCCcgtccagcagcagcagcagaccaCCGTCACCTCCTCCCcggtcaccatcaccaccgacaTCACCACCACGTCCACTCGCGTCCTCCGCGTTATCTTCAACGCCCgccccatcttcaccaccatcagcaGCGTCGAAGTCGTTCACACGACCATCACCTCTTTCGAGACGGCAACTGTCACCgtcgcccccaccctcccctccttccccttccccttccccgggTCTCCCTTCCCGGTGGGATAA
- the LOC113809434 gene encoding mucin-17 isoform X2, translated as MSEAREGGLSCLCKNSTKVASATAQLAPVYNPGGTPEPVVVEATPTAEAPTEKPAAAAEYVTKTVYGFLDFTTTVGSTVMIFTPQSQSAKPKPSKTRDPVLPSRLNRPSSRITLRPTPTPTPTIPKVTATPAPSVLPSKLPAISSSSTLQSSFFEDHTALDIETLFDVSPDEEIAIDYDAEYPEYEEPVFEEVIEEVKEEARKPTAAPTRPKPFRRFKSSSSQEQGNRRRLDLNYFNSRKKTPSLRRQTGGSTIVPITIEGTGTFAPKSTSVIRPTVVPTTPSEVVVSATQGFATLSVIGPFSTAINNELGQVKEHYDFLSSAPVLDVEETYDVYDVEPTASLEDLYSSGLVTSDSSFPTGLVTKLGGTIVSDGLITVHETSVIGTYIAGQYAQILQSTSHIFQTTPVPEISLNSPSLPEDYETVKSVIKGSATQFLSPESTASLPLESLFSEPSSRERNSRKDEEGGSAIQVRLREALAKRLGSSQSQNTRQDRSRLAQDPYVDEEKDEFDLKLSGSDLRPSFGFRGSTPVTRTPRVSTLYAEEVKPTTYRPRFKPTSTRRFGSSRPTSVRSPPNAPFRQTRPANRWRLNTSPRPKVNINRRPVNQPDTYDDLQAADESQSISRPTAPEPIIPEGGEETLRIVTSTPADGATDVWFEVATIRSLHTFRVGTTKNTRYVTFTKTTTHSIDPTPAPLGPQDDLYETPLFENILDDGPRDVSTLPPVDLGESDVTALLETVTETFSTTELMKKTSILPVLHAGETSFYTLTQTYHITRVVTALKTMPPYEAFSFIPENSLNEFNGQLLAEGTENDESLLPGEIEYDENGEIVDTTSGTRVPPPPGFPFQDPNLAELAGGQFNPDVFEKQLHPQLTAALQHRQQMQQKQGSAARPQLSSGQLAAPGDPAIATPSLTAEQLQQLAYLRLINPYGFGGFPPVQQQQQTTVTSSPVTITTDITTTSTRVLRVIFNARPIFTTISSVEVVHTTITSFETATVTVAPTLPSFPFPFPGSPFPVG; from the exons TAGCCTCGGCCACCGCCCAGCTCGCGCCTGTTTACAACCCCGGAGGAACCCCAGAGCCTGTGGTCGTCGAAGCCACCCCTACTGCCGAAGCCCCGACGGAGAAACCCGCTGCAGCCGCCGAGTATGTGACGAAGACGGTTTACGGGTTCCTGGACTTCACCACGACCGTCGGTTCTACTGTTATGATCTTCACGCCGCAGAGTCAGAGTGCAA AGCCGAAGCCCAGTAAGACACGAGACCCCGTGCTGCCTTCGCGCCTCAACCGCCCATCTTCCCGCATTACGCTACGACcgacgcccacacccacgcccacgatcCCCAAAGTGACTGCCACTCCAGCTCCCTCGGTTCTCCCTTCAAAGCTCCCcgcaatttcctcctcctccacccttcagtCGTCCTTCTTCGAGGATCACACCGCCCTTGACATCGAGACGCTCTTCGACGTCAGTCCCGACGAAGAGATCGCCATCGACTACGACGCCGAGTATCCGGAGTACGAAGAGCCGGTGTTCGAGGAGGTGAtcgaggaggtgaaggaagaagcgAGGAAGCCCACCGCGGCCCCGACTCGCCCGAAGCCCTTCCGCCGGTTCAAGTCGTCCTCCTCCCAGGAACAAGGCAACCGCCGTCGTCTGGACCTCAACTACTTCAACAGCCGCAAGAAGACTCCTTCCCTGCGTCGCCAGACCGGAGGCTCCACCATCGTTCCCATCACGATCGAGGGCACGGGTACCTTCGCCCCGAAGTCTACGTCGGTGATCCGCCCCACGGTGGTGCCCACCACGCCCTCGGAGGTTGTCGTTAGTGCTACGCAAGGATTTGCAACTCTTAGTGTCATTGGGCCGTTCAGTACTGCTATCAACAACGAACTGGGTCAGGTTAAGGAGCACTATGACTTCCTGTCTTCAGCACCTGTCTTAGACGTCGAAGAGACGTACGATGTGTATGATGTGGAGCCTACAGCCTCACTCGAGGACCTGTACAGTTCCGGTTTGGTAACAAGTGATTCGAGCTTCCCCACTGGTCTTGTCACCAAGCTTGGCGGCACCATTGTGTCAGATGGCCTCATCACCGTGCACGAAACCAGTGTCATTGGTACATACATCGCAGGCCAGTATGCCCAGATCTTGCAGAGCACGTCGCACATCTTCCAAACCACTCCCGTCCCCGAGATTTCCTTGAACAGTCCATCTCTCCCAGAAGACTATGAAACTGTCAAATCAGTCATCAAAGGCTCCGCTACGCAGTTCTTGAGTCCCGAATCTACTGCGTCTCTGCCGCTCGAGTCCCTCTTCTCAGAGCCTTCAAGCCGAGAGCGCAACAGCcggaaggacgaggaaggaggctCGGCCATCCAGGTTCGCCTCCGCGAAGCCTTGGCCAAGCGCCTTGGGTCAAGCCAGAGCCAAAACACTCGTCAGGATCGTTCTCGCCTCGCCCAGGACCCTTACGTCGACGAGGAGAAGGATGAGTTTGACCTCAAACTCTCAGGATCGGATCTGCGTCCCTCCTTCGGGTTCCGAGGATCAACGCCCGTCACCAGGACACCCCGAGTGAGCACTCTCTACGCCGAGGAGGTCAAGCCCACCACCTACCGCCCGAGGTTCAAGCCGACCTCCACTCGCCGCTTTGGCAGCAGCCGGCCGACGTCCGTGCGGTCCCCTCCCAACGCTCCCTTCAGACAGACGCGACCTGCCAACCGCTGGCGACTGAACACGTCGCCAAGACCCAAAGTAAACATCAACAGGCGCCCCGTCAATCAGCCAGATACTTATGATGATCTTCAGGCTGCTGACGAATCTCAGTCCATTTCCCGCCCAACTGCACCCGAGCCCATCATtcctgaagggggagaggagacccTGAGGATTGTGACCAGCACCCCGGCTGACGGAGCCACGGATGTCTGGTTCGAAGTGGCCACCATCAGGTCGCTTCACACGTTCCGCGTCGGCACCACAAAGAACACGCGTTACGTCACGTTCACGAAGACCACGACCCACAGCATCGACCCGACTCCGGCGCCCCTTGGACCACAGGACGACCTCTACGAAACCCCGCTCTTTGAAAACATCTTGGACGATGGACCTCGCGACGTGTCGACCCTTCCCCCAGTCGACCTCGGTGAAAGTGACGTGACCGCCCTGCTCGAGACGGTGACGGAGACCTTCAGCACAACGGAGCTGATGAAGAAGACGTCGATTCTTCCCGTGCTGCACGCGGGCGAAACCTCGTTCTACACCCTGACGCAGACCTACCACATCACCCGCGTGGTCACCGCCCTCAAGACAATGCCGCCCTATGAGGCATTTTCCTTCATCCCAGAAAACTCGCTGAACGAGTTCAATGGCCAGCTTTTGGCGGAGGGAACCGAGAACGACGAGTCGCTTTTGCCTGGCGAAATCGAGTATGATGAAAATGGCGAAATTGTTGACACGACAAGTGGCACTCGAGTGCCTCCTCCACCAGGATTCCCCTTCCAGGACCCCAACCTTGCAGAATTAGCTGGAGGTCAATTCAATCCCGACGTTTTTGAGAAGCAGCTGCACCCGCAATTGACAGCCGCTCTTCAGCACAGGCAACAGATGCAGCAGAAGCAGGGCAGTGCCGCACGACCTCAGCTAAGCTCAGGTCAGCTCGCTGCTCCCGGAGACCCAGCTATTGCAACTCCGAGCCTGACAGCCGAGCAACTGCAGCAGCTGGCGTACCTCCGCCTCATCAACCCCTACGGCTTTGGCGGATTCCCTCCcgtccagcagcagcagcagaccaCCGTCACCTCCTCCCcggtcaccatcaccaccgacaTCACCACCACGTCCACTCGCGTCCTCCGCGTTATCTTCAACGCCCgccccatcttcaccaccatcagcaGCGTCGAAGTCGTTCACACGACCATCACCTCTTTCGAGACGGCAACTGTCACCgtcgcccccaccctcccctccttccccttccccttccccgggTCTCCCTTCCCGGTGGGATAA